A single genomic interval of Zingiber officinale cultivar Zhangliang chromosome 4A, Zo_v1.1, whole genome shotgun sequence harbors:
- the LOC121972620 gene encoding benzyl alcohol O-benzoyltransferase-like has translation MASSSLTFTVRRREAVLVAPAEATPREFKRLSDVDDQDGLRFHVPIIQFYRDNPSMAGQDPCKVIREALARALVFYYPFAGRLRETEGRKLVVECTGEGVLFIEADADVRLDQFGDALQPPFPGLEELIWNVPGSDGVLHCPLLLIQVTRLLCGGFVFALRLNHTMSDASGIVQFMNAVAELARGAAAPSLSPVWSREVLEARRPPRVTCVHREYEDVPGTIVPFDGMVHRSFFFGKAELAALRRRVPEHLRNSSTFEILTAFLWKCRTLAIGANPEEEVRIICVVNARGKSGLGLPAGYYGNAFALPAAVSTAGKLSSNPIGYALDLVKKAKSAVNDEYMRSLADLMVLRGRPHFTVVRTYLVSDMTRARFGDVDFGWGKAAYGGPAKGGVGAIPGVGSFYAPLKNSKGEEGIVVPVCLLAPAMDKFTQEMHNLMEEDDGKDAKEQQPQGIA, from the coding sequence ATGGCATCCTCCTCCCTCACCTTCACCGTTCGCCGGCGAGAGGCCGTTCTGGTGGCTCCTGCAGAGGCCACCCCTCGCGAGTTCAAGCGCCTCTCCGACGTGGACGACCAGGATGGGCTGCGCTTCCACGTTCCGATCATCCAATTCTACCGCGACAACCCTTCCATGGCAGGACAAGACCCCTGCAAGGTGATCCGGGAAGCCTTGGCCAGGGCTCTCGTCTTCTACTACCCCTTCGCCGGCCGGCTCAGGGAGACGGAGGGAAGGAAGCTGGTGGTGGAGTGCACCGGCGAGGGCGTGCTGTTCATAGAGGCCGACGCTGACGTCCGTCTCGATCAGTTCGGCGACGCCCTGCAGCCGCCGTTCCCCGGTCTGGAGGAGCTCATCTGGAACGTCCCTGGATCGGATGGCGTTCTCCATTGCCCGTTGCTGTTGATTCAGGTGACGCGGTTGCTGTGCGGCGGCTTCGTCTTCGCGCTCCGCCTCAACCACACCATGTCTGACGCTTCTGGCATCGTCCAGTTCATGAACGCCGTGGCGGAGCTGGCTCGAGGGGCAGCCGCCCCTTCCTTGTCTCCGGTCTGGTCGCGTGAGGTATTGGAGGCGCGACGCCCTCCCCGAGTCACCTGCGTCCACCGCGAGTACGAAGACGTCCCTGGCACCATCGTCCCATTCGACGGCATGGTACACCGTTCCTTCTTCTTCGGCAAGGCCGAGCTGGCCGCCCTCCGGCGCCGCGTGCCGGAGCACCTCCGGAACAGCTCGACCTTCGAGATCCTCACCGCCTTCCTTTGGAAGTGCCGCACCCTCGCCATCGGAGCCAACCCCGAGGAGGAGGTCCGGATCATCTGCGTCGTGAACGCCCGTGGCAAATCCGGCCTGGGCCTACCAGCGGGGTACTACGGGAACGCCTTCGCCTTGCCGGCGGCGGTGTCCACGGCTGGAAAGCTGTCCAGCAACCCCATCGGGTACGCGCTGGACCTGGTAAAGAAAGCCAAGTCGGCGGTGAACGACGAATACATGAGGTCGCTGGCGGACCTGATGGTGCTGCGCGGAAGGCCGCACTTCACAGTGGTGCGGACGTACCTGGTCTCCGACATGACTCGGGCGAGGTTCGGGGACGTTGATTTCGGGTGGGGGAAGGCGGCGTACGGAGGCCCAGCGAAGGGTGGAGTCGGAGCCATTCCCGGAGTGGGAAGCTTCTACGCACCTTTGAAAAACAGCAAGGGGGAGGAGGGGATCGTCGTCCCAGTGTGTTTACTGGCCCCTGCCATGGACAAGTTCACACAAGAAATGCATAACCTGATGGAGGAGGACGATGGCAAGGACGCAAAGGAGCAACAACCACAGGGAATTGCATAG